In Malus sylvestris chromosome 15, drMalSylv7.2, whole genome shotgun sequence, a single genomic region encodes these proteins:
- the LOC126605720 gene encoding cytochrome b-c1 complex subunit 7-2, mitochondrial-like → MASLLKSLVDPRTNWFARQHMKAVSQRLRHYGLRYDDLYDPYYDLDIKEALSRLPREIVDARNQRLKRAMDLSMKHEYLPDHLQAQQTPFRSYLQEMLTLVKKESAERESLGALPLYQRTIP, encoded by the exons atgGCGTCGTTGCTGAAATCTTTGGTGGATCCAAGGACGAACTGGTTCGCCCGCCAGCACATGAAGGCGGTCTCCCAGCGCCTCCGCCATTACG GGCTTCGATACGATGATCTGTACGATCCCTACTACGATTTGGACATCAAGGAGGCTCTGAGTCGTCTGCCGAGGGAGATTGTGGACGCTCGTAACCAGCGTCTCAAGCGCGCCATGGACCTCTCCATGAAGCACGAGTACCTCCCCGACCATCTTCAG GCACAGCAAACACCATTCAGGAGCTACCTTCAGGAAATGCTGACTCTG gtgaagaaggaaagtGCAGAGCGTGAGTCTTTGGGAGCTCTGCCACTCTATCAGCGCACCATTCCATAA